A genomic window from Candidatus Pelagisphaera phototrophica includes:
- a CDS encoding peroxiredoxin-like family protein gives MTRTYPISLIGVFICTVFIAAVLAVSAPLLQAQETSPEVRAQSGERIERPPRGERGNGPPRIGRPRGPRRSPPPRATDGSREAGTPMYTEAPDGIGVTLRQGASPLPYTKDTVTYVPWKEDSKMDPLKVGNKLPKGSVAWTKEGTVLDLNKAVMEKPTVLIYYRGGWCPFCNVHLNELQKSIPALEVMGYQLLAVSTDTVEALEAYGDSELNYKLLADPDLNLATNLGIKYKVVKQYIQHVKEIPDGRSFDLEKRNGGFLVTPSAFILDTSGAIRFAYSNDNYTVRASQDALLKAAKEALSQ, from the coding sequence ATGACCAGAACGTACCCAATTAGCCTCATTGGAGTTTTTATCTGTACCGTGTTTATTGCGGCAGTATTGGCAGTGTCAGCACCACTGTTACAAGCTCAGGAGACTAGCCCCGAGGTTAGAGCCCAATCAGGTGAGCGAATCGAGCGACCTCCACGGGGAGAACGAGGTAACGGTCCCCCACGAATTGGGAGACCTCGCGGCCCCAGGAGATCGCCACCACCACGTGCGACCGACGGATCTCGTGAAGCAGGTACGCCCATGTATACAGAGGCTCCGGATGGCATCGGTGTAACTCTGCGCCAAGGCGCGTCACCATTACCTTACACCAAAGACACTGTCACCTACGTACCCTGGAAAGAAGATTCCAAAATGGATCCATTGAAGGTCGGCAATAAACTCCCGAAAGGTTCGGTAGCCTGGACAAAGGAAGGCACCGTACTAGATCTAAACAAAGCGGTAATGGAAAAACCCACGGTCTTGATTTACTACCGAGGTGGTTGGTGCCCGTTTTGCAATGTGCACTTGAACGAGCTGCAGAAGAGTATCCCTGCGCTAGAAGTAATGGGATACCAATTGCTCGCAGTAAGCACCGACACCGTCGAAGCGCTGGAAGCCTATGGCGACTCCGAACTCAACTACAAGTTACTAGCGGATCCCGACCTCAATTTGGCGACCAACTTGGGAATCAAGTACAAGGTAGTCAAACAATACATCCAGCACGTTAAAGAAATTCCAGATGGTCGCTCATTTGACTTAGAGAAACGCAATGGCGGATTTCTGGTGACGCCTTCCGCCTTTATCCTCGATACGAGTGGCGCCATACGTTTCGCGTACTCAAACGACAACTACACAGTTAGAGCCAGCCAGGATGCGCTATTGAAAGCAGCAAAAGAAGCCCTGTCGCAGTAA
- a CDS encoding Gfo/Idh/MocA family oxidoreductase, with amino-acid sequence MSPMTKPTNTLNRRKFLKRSTLFASFSILPSHFVLGQKSSDDQLPPSERVNLAAIGIGNQGRGDLRNLFASGHCNVIALCDVDLKGAHTQESQTNHSKARRFTDFRKMFDEMGDEIDAVLIATPDHSHFCIAMLAMSLGKHVYVEKPLAHTFGQCERLIDLADRSGVVTQMGNQGHSGANYFQFKSWTEAGIIKDVEHISAFMNKDRRWHGWGESVTQYPSQPLPEAMDWDTWFCSGPEHPFSDKLHPQEWRSWYDYGSGAFGDWGPHILDTAHRFLKLGLPHKISAIKRDGANDFVFPQASTIEFQFAKRKEMPPCKVTWYDGVENLPQVEKELGEYTKNPVTGKKGFKPLNISKPGKVIYGKDLTFAGGSHSDALRVVPQKKFMEVRETLPRISGKNSNHYANFLLACKGEEKSRSPFRVSGELTQVFNLGVIAQRLGGTIKFNPKNRHITNNKTANALLDPNPRKGWEEFYKL; translated from the coding sequence ATGAGCCCCATGACGAAGCCCACCAATACCCTCAACCGTAGAAAATTCTTAAAGCGATCGACGCTTTTCGCCTCTTTCTCTATCTTGCCGAGCCACTTCGTTTTAGGTCAAAAGTCGAGTGACGACCAGCTTCCACCTAGCGAGCGCGTTAACCTTGCGGCTATTGGAATAGGCAATCAGGGAAGAGGCGATTTAAGAAACCTCTTCGCTTCTGGCCACTGTAACGTGATAGCGCTTTGCGATGTCGATTTGAAAGGGGCACATACGCAAGAGTCTCAAACGAATCATTCCAAGGCGCGGCGTTTCACCGATTTCCGAAAGATGTTCGACGAGATGGGCGACGAGATTGACGCAGTGCTGATCGCCACTCCAGACCATTCTCACTTCTGCATTGCCATGCTCGCGATGTCGCTCGGCAAACACGTTTACGTGGAAAAGCCGTTGGCCCACACATTCGGGCAATGCGAGCGCCTAATCGACCTAGCCGACCGTAGCGGCGTGGTCACTCAAATGGGTAATCAGGGCCATTCCGGAGCCAACTACTTTCAATTCAAATCTTGGACCGAGGCGGGAATCATCAAAGACGTTGAGCACATCAGCGCATTTATGAACAAGGATCGACGCTGGCATGGCTGGGGCGAATCAGTGACCCAGTACCCTAGTCAACCACTCCCCGAGGCTATGGATTGGGACACTTGGTTTTGCAGTGGGCCCGAACATCCTTTCAGCGACAAGCTTCACCCACAGGAATGGCGCAGCTGGTACGATTACGGTAGCGGAGCATTTGGAGACTGGGGTCCTCATATCTTGGATACCGCACATCGCTTTCTGAAACTGGGACTTCCTCACAAAATATCTGCGATAAAACGAGATGGAGCCAATGACTTTGTCTTCCCTCAAGCCTCCACCATTGAATTCCAGTTTGCCAAACGAAAGGAAATGCCTCCCTGTAAGGTCACTTGGTACGACGGTGTCGAGAATCTGCCTCAAGTTGAGAAAGAACTGGGAGAATACACCAAGAATCCCGTTACGGGTAAAAAGGGGTTCAAACCACTTAATATCAGCAAACCAGGAAAAGTCATATACGGCAAAGACCTCACATTCGCTGGGGGCAGCCACTCGGATGCCCTTCGGGTGGTGCCGCAAAAGAAGTTCATGGAAGTTCGGGAAACCCTACCTCGCATCAGTGGCAAGAACTCGAATCATTACGCCAATTTTCTCTTGGCGTGCAAAGGTGAAGAAAAGTCGCGCTCTCCTTTCCGCGTAAGTGGAGAACTCACACAAGTCTTCAATCTCGGAGTGATCGCACAGCGACTTGGAGGCACGATTAAGTTCAACCCAAAAAACCGCCACATCACCAATAATAAAACCGCCAACGCCCTTCTCGACCCCAATCCGCGCAAAGGCTGGGAAGAGTTCTACAAGCTATAG